The following proteins are encoded in a genomic region of Vespa velutina chromosome 23, iVesVel2.1, whole genome shotgun sequence:
- the LOC124956633 gene encoding extracellular matrix-binding protein ebh isoform X3 has protein sequence MSIDGSSLRTDGTTKTTPVVQPTTRTNDLDDASIGSINSNLSTGALQNIREQMAASLERMRELEEQVKAIPMLEVQLSVLKEEKRNLLRRVEELSKKNSKEEKKKEIKEIKEMKKVEKKEREKEREEDTTEGIGEEIMETQKRYRSQSFSEERNSWREPKRNNEYRNDYGWWYGAVNSTTPTTRDTGTMCAVMTRDVGVSHQQIRTRDVGMLTSTPIKPCLERSRIRIEEILPDFNDTNNSTRMTSTRLRSSEQMNNYLKRNINRNNQGTMIEDNDTSLEMKIDKQYNKILINPLQIETNSSYNSVDDDSKIYRKIREFGTNTDSPLKRLERARFLVEDIAPVIVNKIDKRSYGTITNITMKDVLTNEDVTVIVDDALRIYKNTVLKKTSNRGTQCIEEIKRIIDKRDQRVQTTNELSSSLIKFKSNIGIMAKPRSTDVGLEVRINPDTRTIAVGPDPLTIRNISLNSINSRSHSFNYGDNINKRKIRTMKSIGIMANDIIKMANKSLDTDDLLPKKREFGTSPIKKKFIDVSVGDSIKPHILISCGTNYCDNCKETIKLLAKQITNNNVENNMNHQNANLVSRIPRPSHIALNTSDHKKFRRQDTYTKIPATGIIRYDSDNKEQYDSSNRLRQLETEKERNDKSMSEDISQDQPEKGVENDEKQELPESALFQPIQDDPRKKVEPSKEMQAAMKVLNDSFKKSPSRNVSPQIKNATNIIQQEWFKISSTANANPLDVEDYLDCFEEYSSTLLEYIVNMIDSSGNTAMHYAVSHGNFDVVSILLDSKVCDINKANVAGYTAVMLAALAEVKNSTHASVANRLFQLADVNIRAKLHGQTALMLAVSHGRKDMTQLLLDAGAAINIQDEDGSTALMCAAEHGHTDIVRILLAHSECDSSIVDIDGSSALKIALEAGNRDIGVLLYAHEHVNRGTSPYSSIRRNRRGSKPTTPTGPSPSAPVSPAPSRRMHSSTVSLNTSKYSAK, from the exons ATGTCAATCGATGGAAGTTCTCTTAGGACtg ATGGAACGACAAAGACAACGCCAGTTGTGCAACCAACAACGCGTACGAATGATCTCGATGATGCCAGCATCGGAAGTATTAATTCAAATCTCAGTACTGGTGCATTACag aatattcgTGAACAGATGGCAGCATCTttggagagaatgagagagttgGAGGAACAGGTCAAGGCAATTCCCATGCTAGAG GTGCAATTGTCGGtattgaaagaagagaagaggaatcTTTTGCGACGAGTCGAAGAGCTGAGTAAAAAGAATTccaaggaggaaaagaagaaggagataaaGGAGATAAAGGAGATGAAGAAggtagagaagaaggagagggaaaaggagagGGAAGAGGATACGACGGAAGGAATAGGGGAGGAAATTATGGAAACTCAAAAGAGATATCGTAGTCAGTCGTTCTCGGAAGAACGAAATTCATGGCGCGAGCCAAAAAGGAACAATGAATATCGTAATGATTATGGTTGGTGGTACGGTGCCGTCAATTCGACGACGCCTACAACGAGGGATACCGGAACGATGTGCGCCGTCATGACGCGGGACGTCGGAGTTTCGCACCAGCAG ATTCGAACGCGTGACGTCGGTATGTTAACGAGTACACCGATAAAACCTTGCTTAGAAAGAAGTCGAATTCGAATCGAAGAGATATTACCTGATTTTAATGACACGAATAATAGTACAAGAATGACATCGACGAGATTACGTTCGAGTgaacaaatgaataattatttgaaacgtaatataaatcgtaataatcaAGGAACTATGATCGAGGATAATGATACGTCGTTAGAAATGAAGATAGATAaacaatataacaaaatattaataaacccACTTCAGATTGAAACTAATTCATCGTATAACAGTGTAGACGAcgatagtaaaatatatagaaaaattcgtGAATTTGGTACGAATACGGATAGTCCATTGAAGAGATTAGAACGTGCACGTTTTCTCGTTGAGGATATAGCACCGGTGATCGTTAATAAGATCGATAAGAGATCATACGGTACGattacgaatataacgatgaaGGATGTATTGACGAATGAGGATGTGACCGTGATAGTAGACGATGCTcttagaatttataaaaatactgtATTAAAGAAGACATCGAACAGAGGTACACAATGTatcgaggaaataaaaaggatcatTGATAAGAGAGATCAAAGGGTACAAACGACTAATGAATTGTCCTCGtcattgattaaatttaaatctaatattGGCATTATGGCTAAACCAAGATCCACGGACGTTGGATTAGAAGTTAGAATAAATCCTGATACAAGAACGATAGCAGTAGGTCCTGATCCACTTACGATacgtaatatttcattgaattcgATTAACTCTAGAAGTCATTCGTTCAATTATggtgataatattaataaaaggaaaatcagGACGATGAAATCGATCGGCATTATGGCCAATGATATAATCAAAATGGCGAATAAATCTTTAGATACCGACGATTTATTACCGAAGAAACGTGAATTTGGTACTTCgccgataaagaagaaatttattgacGTATCGGTCGGTGATTCGATAAAACCACATATATTGATATCATGCGGTACGAATTATTGTGATAATTGTAAGGAGACAATCAAATTGTTGGCTAAAcaaataacgaataataacgTTGAGAATAATATGAATCATCAGAATGCCAATTTAGTTTCGAGGATACCAAGGCCATCCCATATAGCTCTTAATACTTCTGATCATAAGAAATTCAGGAGACAGGACACCTATACCAAAATACCGGCCACCGGTATTATTCGTTACGATTCGGATAATAAGGAACAGTACGATAGCAGTAATCG ccTACGACAATTGGAAacggagaaggaaagaaatgacaaATCTATGTCGGAGGACATATCTCAGGATCAGCCAGAAAAAGGTGTTGAAAATGATGAGAAACAAGAGCTACCTGAGTCAGCTCTCTTTCAGCCTATTCAAGATGATCCAAGAAAGAAAGTGGAACCTTCCAAAGAAATGCAAGCCGCCATGAAAGTTCTAAATGATAGTTTTAAAAAGTCTCCTAGTAGAAATGTTTCCCCACAGATTAAAAATGCTACCAATATAATACAACAGGAATGGTTTAAAATATCTAGTACCGCCAATGCCAATCCATTGGACGTTGAAGATTATTTGGATTGTTTTGAGGAATATTCTAGTACCTTGCtagaatatattgtaaatatgatTGATTCCAGTGGTAACACTGCTATGCATTATGCGGTTTCTCATGGAAACTTCGACGTAGTTTCCATACTTTTAGATTCCAAAGTGTGCGATATCAATAAAGCAAACGTGGCTGGTTATACCGCTGTAATGTTAGCTGCATTGGCAGAAGTTAAGAATTCTACTCATGCTTCAGTAGCAAACAGATTGTTTCAGCTTGCCGATGTCAACATTAGAGCCAAATTG cacgGACAAACAGCATTAATGTTGGCAGTGTCTCATGGAAGGAAGGATATGACACAATTGTTATTAGACGCAGGAGCTGCTATTAATATTCAGGACGAAGACGGTAGTACGGCTTTAATGTGTGCGGCTGAACATGGACATACCGATATAGTACGAATACTTCTTGCTCATTCAGAATGCGATTCATCGATTGTCGATATAGATGGTAGTTCTGCTCTAAAAATTGCATTGGAAGCTGGTAATAGAGATATCGGTGTTTTACTTTATGCACATGAGCACGTTAACAGAGGTACTAGCCCGTATTCCTCTATAAGACGAAATAGAAGAGGTTCTAAACCGACAACGCCAACTGGCCCTTCTCCTTCCGCTCCTGTTAGTCCAGCACCTTCCCGAAGGATGCATTCATCCACGGTTTCCCTCAACACGTCAAAATATTCCGCGAAATAA
- the LOC124956633 gene encoding KN motif and ankyrin repeat domain-containing protein 1 isoform X1: MALTIVPSARVFNGNVAGTQAYVSGSKCLCCPYGYHIDLDFVRYCEAVAAGSTGDRSSIERRKKRERRRQCQSMEVLLGLVSPGLAGIETESPEISRESSALATLATTSTTRNNCDGSSTIPRSSHHQRHHQRMDDNRDEFRTNTTITTTTTTTTSITTTATTNTTTTLDLSDVVGDFEATLKRSSGRGSMRTREDRPEIDGTTKTTPVVQPTTRTNDLDDASIGSINSNLSTGALQNIREQMAASLERMRELEEQVKAIPMLEVQLSVLKEEKRNLLRRVEELSKKNSKEEKKKEIKEIKEMKKVEKKEREKEREEDTTEGIGEEIMETQKRYRSQSFSEERNSWREPKRNNEYRNDYGWWYGAVNSTTPTTRDTGTMCAVMTRDVGVSHQQIRTRDVGMLTSTPIKPCLERSRIRIEEILPDFNDTNNSTRMTSTRLRSSEQMNNYLKRNINRNNQGTMIEDNDTSLEMKIDKQYNKILINPLQIETNSSYNSVDDDSKIYRKIREFGTNTDSPLKRLERARFLVEDIAPVIVNKIDKRSYGTITNITMKDVLTNEDVTVIVDDALRIYKNTVLKKTSNRGTQCIEEIKRIIDKRDQRVQTTNELSSSLIKFKSNIGIMAKPRSTDVGLEVRINPDTRTIAVGPDPLTIRNISLNSINSRSHSFNYGDNINKRKIRTMKSIGIMANDIIKMANKSLDTDDLLPKKREFGTSPIKKKFIDVSVGDSIKPHILISCGTNYCDNCKETIKLLAKQITNNNVENNMNHQNANLVSRIPRPSHIALNTSDHKKFRRQDTYTKIPATGIIRYDSDNKEQYDSSNRLRQLETEKERNDKSMSEDISQDQPEKGVENDEKQELPESALFQPIQDDPRKKVEPSKEMQAAMKVLNDSFKKSPSRNVSPQIKNATNIIQQEWFKISSTANANPLDVEDYLDCFEEYSSTLLEYIVNMIDSSGNTAMHYAVSHGNFDVVSILLDSKVCDINKANVAGYTAVMLAALAEVKNSTHASVANRLFQLADVNIRAKLHGQTALMLAVSHGRKDMTQLLLDAGAAINIQDEDGSTALMCAAEHGHTDIVRILLAHSECDSSIVDIDGSSALKIALEAGNRDIGVLLYAHEHVNRGTSPYSSIRRNRRGSKPTTPTGPSPSAPVSPAPSRRMHSSTVSLNTSKYSAK, from the exons ATGGCATTGACGATCGTCCCCTCGGCCCGCGTTTTTAATGGAAACG tcGCAGGCACGCAGGCTTACGTTTCCGGCTCAAAATGTCTCTGTTGTCCATACGGTTATCACATCGATCTAGACTTCGTACGTTACTGTGAAGCAGTTGCAGCTGGTAGTACAGGCGATAGATCGAGCATCGAGAGACGAAAGAAACGTGAACGCAGAAGACAATGTCAATCGATGGAAGTTCTCTTAGGACtg GTGAGTCCAGGTCTAGCGGGAATAGAGACCGAATCGCCAGAAATATCGCGAGAATCTTCGGCGTTAGCCACGTTGGCGACTACGTCTACGACGAGAAACAATTGCGATGGTTCGAGTACTATACCAAGATCGAGCCATCATCAACGGCATCATCAACGTATGGATGATAACAGGGACGAATTCAGGACtaatactactattactactactactactactactactagtattactactactgctactaccaATACCACCACAACCTTGGATTTGAGTGATGTAGTAGGTGATTTCGAGGCAACCTTGAAACGTTCGTCAGGTAGAGGATCTATGAGAACTCGCGAGGATCGTCCTGAGATCg ATGGAACGACAAAGACAACGCCAGTTGTGCAACCAACAACGCGTACGAATGATCTCGATGATGCCAGCATCGGAAGTATTAATTCAAATCTCAGTACTGGTGCATTACag aatattcgTGAACAGATGGCAGCATCTttggagagaatgagagagttgGAGGAACAGGTCAAGGCAATTCCCATGCTAGAG GTGCAATTGTCGGtattgaaagaagagaagaggaatcTTTTGCGACGAGTCGAAGAGCTGAGTAAAAAGAATTccaaggaggaaaagaagaaggagataaaGGAGATAAAGGAGATGAAGAAggtagagaagaaggagagggaaaaggagagGGAAGAGGATACGACGGAAGGAATAGGGGAGGAAATTATGGAAACTCAAAAGAGATATCGTAGTCAGTCGTTCTCGGAAGAACGAAATTCATGGCGCGAGCCAAAAAGGAACAATGAATATCGTAATGATTATGGTTGGTGGTACGGTGCCGTCAATTCGACGACGCCTACAACGAGGGATACCGGAACGATGTGCGCCGTCATGACGCGGGACGTCGGAGTTTCGCACCAGCAG ATTCGAACGCGTGACGTCGGTATGTTAACGAGTACACCGATAAAACCTTGCTTAGAAAGAAGTCGAATTCGAATCGAAGAGATATTACCTGATTTTAATGACACGAATAATAGTACAAGAATGACATCGACGAGATTACGTTCGAGTgaacaaatgaataattatttgaaacgtaatataaatcgtaataatcaAGGAACTATGATCGAGGATAATGATACGTCGTTAGAAATGAAGATAGATAaacaatataacaaaatattaataaacccACTTCAGATTGAAACTAATTCATCGTATAACAGTGTAGACGAcgatagtaaaatatatagaaaaattcgtGAATTTGGTACGAATACGGATAGTCCATTGAAGAGATTAGAACGTGCACGTTTTCTCGTTGAGGATATAGCACCGGTGATCGTTAATAAGATCGATAAGAGATCATACGGTACGattacgaatataacgatgaaGGATGTATTGACGAATGAGGATGTGACCGTGATAGTAGACGATGCTcttagaatttataaaaatactgtATTAAAGAAGACATCGAACAGAGGTACACAATGTatcgaggaaataaaaaggatcatTGATAAGAGAGATCAAAGGGTACAAACGACTAATGAATTGTCCTCGtcattgattaaatttaaatctaatattGGCATTATGGCTAAACCAAGATCCACGGACGTTGGATTAGAAGTTAGAATAAATCCTGATACAAGAACGATAGCAGTAGGTCCTGATCCACTTACGATacgtaatatttcattgaattcgATTAACTCTAGAAGTCATTCGTTCAATTATggtgataatattaataaaaggaaaatcagGACGATGAAATCGATCGGCATTATGGCCAATGATATAATCAAAATGGCGAATAAATCTTTAGATACCGACGATTTATTACCGAAGAAACGTGAATTTGGTACTTCgccgataaagaagaaatttattgacGTATCGGTCGGTGATTCGATAAAACCACATATATTGATATCATGCGGTACGAATTATTGTGATAATTGTAAGGAGACAATCAAATTGTTGGCTAAAcaaataacgaataataacgTTGAGAATAATATGAATCATCAGAATGCCAATTTAGTTTCGAGGATACCAAGGCCATCCCATATAGCTCTTAATACTTCTGATCATAAGAAATTCAGGAGACAGGACACCTATACCAAAATACCGGCCACCGGTATTATTCGTTACGATTCGGATAATAAGGAACAGTACGATAGCAGTAATCG ccTACGACAATTGGAAacggagaaggaaagaaatgacaaATCTATGTCGGAGGACATATCTCAGGATCAGCCAGAAAAAGGTGTTGAAAATGATGAGAAACAAGAGCTACCTGAGTCAGCTCTCTTTCAGCCTATTCAAGATGATCCAAGAAAGAAAGTGGAACCTTCCAAAGAAATGCAAGCCGCCATGAAAGTTCTAAATGATAGTTTTAAAAAGTCTCCTAGTAGAAATGTTTCCCCACAGATTAAAAATGCTACCAATATAATACAACAGGAATGGTTTAAAATATCTAGTACCGCCAATGCCAATCCATTGGACGTTGAAGATTATTTGGATTGTTTTGAGGAATATTCTAGTACCTTGCtagaatatattgtaaatatgatTGATTCCAGTGGTAACACTGCTATGCATTATGCGGTTTCTCATGGAAACTTCGACGTAGTTTCCATACTTTTAGATTCCAAAGTGTGCGATATCAATAAAGCAAACGTGGCTGGTTATACCGCTGTAATGTTAGCTGCATTGGCAGAAGTTAAGAATTCTACTCATGCTTCAGTAGCAAACAGATTGTTTCAGCTTGCCGATGTCAACATTAGAGCCAAATTG cacgGACAAACAGCATTAATGTTGGCAGTGTCTCATGGAAGGAAGGATATGACACAATTGTTATTAGACGCAGGAGCTGCTATTAATATTCAGGACGAAGACGGTAGTACGGCTTTAATGTGTGCGGCTGAACATGGACATACCGATATAGTACGAATACTTCTTGCTCATTCAGAATGCGATTCATCGATTGTCGATATAGATGGTAGTTCTGCTCTAAAAATTGCATTGGAAGCTGGTAATAGAGATATCGGTGTTTTACTTTATGCACATGAGCACGTTAACAGAGGTACTAGCCCGTATTCCTCTATAAGACGAAATAGAAGAGGTTCTAAACCGACAACGCCAACTGGCCCTTCTCCTTCCGCTCCTGTTAGTCCAGCACCTTCCCGAAGGATGCATTCATCCACGGTTTCCCTCAACACGTCAAAATATTCCGCGAAATAA
- the LOC124956633 gene encoding KN motif and ankyrin repeat domain-containing protein 1 isoform X2 — translation MKRIPFCKLKIKRKYHGTTKTTPVVQPTTRTNDLDDASIGSINSNLSTGALQNIREQMAASLERMRELEEQVKAIPMLEVQLSVLKEEKRNLLRRVEELSKKNSKEEKKKEIKEIKEMKKVEKKEREKEREEDTTEGIGEEIMETQKRYRSQSFSEERNSWREPKRNNEYRNDYGWWYGAVNSTTPTTRDTGTMCAVMTRDVGVSHQQIRTRDVGMLTSTPIKPCLERSRIRIEEILPDFNDTNNSTRMTSTRLRSSEQMNNYLKRNINRNNQGTMIEDNDTSLEMKIDKQYNKILINPLQIETNSSYNSVDDDSKIYRKIREFGTNTDSPLKRLERARFLVEDIAPVIVNKIDKRSYGTITNITMKDVLTNEDVTVIVDDALRIYKNTVLKKTSNRGTQCIEEIKRIIDKRDQRVQTTNELSSSLIKFKSNIGIMAKPRSTDVGLEVRINPDTRTIAVGPDPLTIRNISLNSINSRSHSFNYGDNINKRKIRTMKSIGIMANDIIKMANKSLDTDDLLPKKREFGTSPIKKKFIDVSVGDSIKPHILISCGTNYCDNCKETIKLLAKQITNNNVENNMNHQNANLVSRIPRPSHIALNTSDHKKFRRQDTYTKIPATGIIRYDSDNKEQYDSSNRLRQLETEKERNDKSMSEDISQDQPEKGVENDEKQELPESALFQPIQDDPRKKVEPSKEMQAAMKVLNDSFKKSPSRNVSPQIKNATNIIQQEWFKISSTANANPLDVEDYLDCFEEYSSTLLEYIVNMIDSSGNTAMHYAVSHGNFDVVSILLDSKVCDINKANVAGYTAVMLAALAEVKNSTHASVANRLFQLADVNIRAKLHGQTALMLAVSHGRKDMTQLLLDAGAAINIQDEDGSTALMCAAEHGHTDIVRILLAHSECDSSIVDIDGSSALKIALEAGNRDIGVLLYAHEHVNRGTSPYSSIRRNRRGSKPTTPTGPSPSAPVSPAPSRRMHSSTVSLNTSKYSAK, via the exons atgaagCGGATACCTTTCtgcaaattgaaaattaaacgaaaatatc ATGGAACGACAAAGACAACGCCAGTTGTGCAACCAACAACGCGTACGAATGATCTCGATGATGCCAGCATCGGAAGTATTAATTCAAATCTCAGTACTGGTGCATTACag aatattcgTGAACAGATGGCAGCATCTttggagagaatgagagagttgGAGGAACAGGTCAAGGCAATTCCCATGCTAGAG GTGCAATTGTCGGtattgaaagaagagaagaggaatcTTTTGCGACGAGTCGAAGAGCTGAGTAAAAAGAATTccaaggaggaaaagaagaaggagataaaGGAGATAAAGGAGATGAAGAAggtagagaagaaggagagggaaaaggagagGGAAGAGGATACGACGGAAGGAATAGGGGAGGAAATTATGGAAACTCAAAAGAGATATCGTAGTCAGTCGTTCTCGGAAGAACGAAATTCATGGCGCGAGCCAAAAAGGAACAATGAATATCGTAATGATTATGGTTGGTGGTACGGTGCCGTCAATTCGACGACGCCTACAACGAGGGATACCGGAACGATGTGCGCCGTCATGACGCGGGACGTCGGAGTTTCGCACCAGCAG ATTCGAACGCGTGACGTCGGTATGTTAACGAGTACACCGATAAAACCTTGCTTAGAAAGAAGTCGAATTCGAATCGAAGAGATATTACCTGATTTTAATGACACGAATAATAGTACAAGAATGACATCGACGAGATTACGTTCGAGTgaacaaatgaataattatttgaaacgtaatataaatcgtaataatcaAGGAACTATGATCGAGGATAATGATACGTCGTTAGAAATGAAGATAGATAaacaatataacaaaatattaataaacccACTTCAGATTGAAACTAATTCATCGTATAACAGTGTAGACGAcgatagtaaaatatatagaaaaattcgtGAATTTGGTACGAATACGGATAGTCCATTGAAGAGATTAGAACGTGCACGTTTTCTCGTTGAGGATATAGCACCGGTGATCGTTAATAAGATCGATAAGAGATCATACGGTACGattacgaatataacgatgaaGGATGTATTGACGAATGAGGATGTGACCGTGATAGTAGACGATGCTcttagaatttataaaaatactgtATTAAAGAAGACATCGAACAGAGGTACACAATGTatcgaggaaataaaaaggatcatTGATAAGAGAGATCAAAGGGTACAAACGACTAATGAATTGTCCTCGtcattgattaaatttaaatctaatattGGCATTATGGCTAAACCAAGATCCACGGACGTTGGATTAGAAGTTAGAATAAATCCTGATACAAGAACGATAGCAGTAGGTCCTGATCCACTTACGATacgtaatatttcattgaattcgATTAACTCTAGAAGTCATTCGTTCAATTATggtgataatattaataaaaggaaaatcagGACGATGAAATCGATCGGCATTATGGCCAATGATATAATCAAAATGGCGAATAAATCTTTAGATACCGACGATTTATTACCGAAGAAACGTGAATTTGGTACTTCgccgataaagaagaaatttattgacGTATCGGTCGGTGATTCGATAAAACCACATATATTGATATCATGCGGTACGAATTATTGTGATAATTGTAAGGAGACAATCAAATTGTTGGCTAAAcaaataacgaataataacgTTGAGAATAATATGAATCATCAGAATGCCAATTTAGTTTCGAGGATACCAAGGCCATCCCATATAGCTCTTAATACTTCTGATCATAAGAAATTCAGGAGACAGGACACCTATACCAAAATACCGGCCACCGGTATTATTCGTTACGATTCGGATAATAAGGAACAGTACGATAGCAGTAATCG ccTACGACAATTGGAAacggagaaggaaagaaatgacaaATCTATGTCGGAGGACATATCTCAGGATCAGCCAGAAAAAGGTGTTGAAAATGATGAGAAACAAGAGCTACCTGAGTCAGCTCTCTTTCAGCCTATTCAAGATGATCCAAGAAAGAAAGTGGAACCTTCCAAAGAAATGCAAGCCGCCATGAAAGTTCTAAATGATAGTTTTAAAAAGTCTCCTAGTAGAAATGTTTCCCCACAGATTAAAAATGCTACCAATATAATACAACAGGAATGGTTTAAAATATCTAGTACCGCCAATGCCAATCCATTGGACGTTGAAGATTATTTGGATTGTTTTGAGGAATATTCTAGTACCTTGCtagaatatattgtaaatatgatTGATTCCAGTGGTAACACTGCTATGCATTATGCGGTTTCTCATGGAAACTTCGACGTAGTTTCCATACTTTTAGATTCCAAAGTGTGCGATATCAATAAAGCAAACGTGGCTGGTTATACCGCTGTAATGTTAGCTGCATTGGCAGAAGTTAAGAATTCTACTCATGCTTCAGTAGCAAACAGATTGTTTCAGCTTGCCGATGTCAACATTAGAGCCAAATTG cacgGACAAACAGCATTAATGTTGGCAGTGTCTCATGGAAGGAAGGATATGACACAATTGTTATTAGACGCAGGAGCTGCTATTAATATTCAGGACGAAGACGGTAGTACGGCTTTAATGTGTGCGGCTGAACATGGACATACCGATATAGTACGAATACTTCTTGCTCATTCAGAATGCGATTCATCGATTGTCGATATAGATGGTAGTTCTGCTCTAAAAATTGCATTGGAAGCTGGTAATAGAGATATCGGTGTTTTACTTTATGCACATGAGCACGTTAACAGAGGTACTAGCCCGTATTCCTCTATAAGACGAAATAGAAGAGGTTCTAAACCGACAACGCCAACTGGCCCTTCTCCTTCCGCTCCTGTTAGTCCAGCACCTTCCCGAAGGATGCATTCATCCACGGTTTCCCTCAACACGTCAAAATATTCCGCGAAATAA